From a region of the Aeoliella mucimassa genome:
- a CDS encoding SDR family NAD(P)-dependent oxidoreductase: MNYWQNKACLITGGSAGLGRILAETLIAAGARVVINGRDEQRLAETTSLLRVDGSDVLGAPGDITERGFAHELVASVVETLGGLDFVCHAAGRSMRGELTSTSREEFDALWKINTRAAFDLAKAAVDPLTTSHGHYVMIGSLASRLAPRFLGAYSESKFPLAAMAQQLRLERGPAGLHTLLVCPGPIKRIEPTAGDRYGAAVQGLPDSATKPGGGAKVGSIDPHKLCEKILRSCEKRKAELIMPRRARLLFVLNQLSPNLGDWLLRKMSG; this comes from the coding sequence ATGAACTACTGGCAGAACAAAGCGTGCCTCATTACCGGAGGTTCGGCCGGCTTGGGGCGTATTTTGGCGGAAACCTTGATCGCCGCCGGGGCACGCGTGGTGATCAACGGCCGCGACGAACAACGGTTGGCCGAAACCACCAGTTTGCTGCGAGTCGATGGCAGCGACGTACTTGGGGCTCCGGGCGACATCACCGAGCGAGGCTTCGCCCATGAACTCGTAGCTTCCGTGGTGGAGACCTTGGGAGGGCTCGATTTCGTGTGCCATGCGGCAGGGCGCTCGATGCGCGGCGAGCTGACCTCGACCAGTCGCGAGGAGTTCGATGCTTTATGGAAAATTAACACACGCGCGGCGTTCGATCTGGCCAAGGCTGCGGTCGATCCGCTGACCACCAGTCACGGCCACTACGTGATGATTGGCTCGCTCGCCAGTCGCCTGGCCCCGCGGTTCTTGGGAGCTTACAGCGAGAGCAAGTTTCCGCTCGCCGCCATGGCGCAACAACTGCGACTCGAACGCGGGCCAGCTGGGCTGCACACGCTGCTAGTCTGCCCGGGACCGATCAAACGCATCGAACCGACCGCAGGCGATCGCTACGGAGCCGCCGTTCAAGGGCTGCCCGACTCGGCGACCAAACCGGGCGGCGGGGCCAAGGTAGGCTCGATCGATCCCCACAAGCTGTGCGAGAAGATCCTCCGCTCCTGCGAAAAACGCAAGGCCGAGCTCATCATGCCGCGACGGGCGCGGTTGCTGTTTGTGCTGAACCAGCTTTCGCCGAACCTCGGCGACTGGCTGCTGCGAAAAATGAGCGGCTAG
- the pyk gene encoding pyruvate kinase, translating into MSHSQDFRQRAYTKIVATLGPATDSYERIAELVQSGVDVFRMNMAHGGPEEQQPKVDIIRQVSKDLNQPVAILVDLAGPKIRLGEVANGLIQCERGDEYYFVDGDEPGNERELTSTYEPLTSELSKGDSVMLADGSVIMQVVEKQPGRVRAVVTQAGDVRSRQGINLPGVKLSAPAISVTDHMHAIWAAKAQVDFVSLSFVRAPDEVRALKDILRSSGSKADVIAKIEKREALDCLEEIVQASDAIMVARGDLGVEINVAEMPIQQKRIIRVCHRYERPVIIATQMLESMHDSQRPTRAEVTDVANAVLDGADACMLSGETAIGKFPAKAVQMMNSIALATESAIPSMMRRDSKRDDYATLHSVTRAVVCGAGIIARQLKAKTLVVSSHSGGTALALSQQRNLVPTIGVSAKESTLRKMCLYWGVTPLRGAPACDMQELIRSADGWARLLFDAKKGDPIVIVGGSHLAAGPDDDEMAGGVHDVVVVHEVEGE; encoded by the coding sequence ATGTCACATTCCCAGGATTTTCGCCAACGAGCTTACACCAAGATCGTTGCCACCCTCGGCCCTGCGACCGATAGCTACGAACGGATCGCTGAATTGGTGCAGAGCGGGGTCGACGTGTTCCGCATGAACATGGCCCACGGTGGACCGGAAGAGCAGCAACCGAAGGTCGACATTATTCGGCAGGTAAGCAAGGACCTGAACCAGCCGGTCGCCATTTTGGTCGACCTGGCGGGCCCGAAGATTCGCTTGGGCGAAGTGGCCAACGGGCTGATTCAGTGCGAGCGGGGCGACGAGTACTATTTTGTCGACGGCGACGAGCCAGGCAACGAACGCGAACTCACCAGCACCTACGAACCGCTCACTTCCGAGTTGTCGAAGGGTGACTCGGTGATGCTGGCCGATGGGTCGGTGATCATGCAGGTGGTCGAGAAGCAGCCAGGCCGAGTGCGGGCGGTGGTGACCCAGGCGGGCGATGTTCGCTCGCGACAAGGCATCAACCTGCCAGGCGTGAAGCTCAGCGCCCCAGCGATTAGCGTGACCGACCATATGCACGCCATCTGGGCAGCCAAGGCTCAGGTCGATTTTGTGAGCCTGAGCTTCGTCCGCGCGCCGGACGAGGTCCGCGCCCTGAAGGACATCCTGCGCTCGTCCGGCTCGAAGGCCGACGTGATTGCCAAGATCGAGAAGCGCGAAGCGCTCGATTGCCTGGAAGAAATCGTGCAGGCGAGCGATGCCATTATGGTCGCTCGCGGCGATCTAGGTGTCGAAATCAACGTGGCCGAGATGCCGATTCAGCAGAAACGCATTATCCGAGTTTGCCACCGCTACGAACGCCCGGTGATTATCGCAACGCAAATGCTCGAAAGCATGCACGACTCACAACGCCCCACCCGGGCCGAAGTGACCGACGTGGCCAACGCGGTGCTCGATGGTGCCGACGCCTGCATGCTGTCGGGCGAGACCGCGATCGGCAAGTTCCCCGCCAAGGCGGTGCAGATGATGAACAGCATCGCCCTGGCGACCGAGAGTGCGATCCCAAGCATGATGCGACGCGACTCGAAACGCGACGACTACGCAACGCTGCACAGCGTCACCCGGGCGGTGGTCTGCGGTGCCGGCATCATCGCTCGTCAGCTCAAGGCAAAGACCCTGGTGGTCTCGAGCCATTCCGGCGGAACCGCACTGGCCCTGTCGCAGCAACGCAATCTGGTGCCGACCATCGGCGTTAGCGCGAAGGAATCGACCCTTCGCAAGATGTGCCTGTACTGGGGCGTCACTCCGCTGCGTGGTGCCCCCGCGTGCGATATGCAGGAGCTAATTCGCTCGGCCGACGGTTGGGCCCGCTTGCTGTTTGATGCGAAGAAGGGCGACCCCATCGTCATCGTCGGTGGGTCCCACCTGGCGGCAGGACCCGACGACGACGAAATGGCTGGCGGCGTGCACGACGTGGTCGTGGTGCACGAAGTCGAAGGAGAGTAG